In the genome of Segatella copri, one region contains:
- the rpsR gene encoding 30S ribosomal protein S18 produces MADQKSEIRYLTAPSIDTKKKKYCRFKKSGIKYIDYKDPEFLKKFLNEQGKILPRRITGTSLKYQRRVAQAVKRARQIALLPYVTDLMK; encoded by the coding sequence ATGGCAGATCAGAAATCAGAAATCCGTTATTTGACCGCTCCTTCTATCGACACAAAGAAGAAGAAGTATTGCCGTTTCAAGAAGAGCGGCATTAAGTACATCGACTATAAGGACCCAGAGTTCTTGAAGAAGTTCTTGAACGAGCAGGGTAAGATCCTTCCACGTCGTATCACAGGTACATCTTTGAAGTATCAGCGCCGCGTGGCACAGGCTGTTAAGCGTGCTCGCCAGATCGCTTTGCTTCCTTACGTAACCGATTTGATGAAGTAA
- the rpsF gene encoding 30S ribosomal protein S6, whose protein sequence is MNQYETVFILTPVLSDEQMKETVAKFEKVLTDNGAEILNKEAWGLKKLAYNIEKKTSGFYSLVEFKAEPTVIAKLETAFRRDEKVIRYMTVKLDKYAVAYAEKRRAKLGKKEEA, encoded by the coding sequence ATGAATCAATACGAAACCGTTTTCATTTTGACTCCCGTTTTGTCTGATGAACAGATGAAGGAAACGGTCGCTAAGTTCGAGAAGGTACTCACCGATAATGGTGCTGAGATTCTGAACAAGGAGGCTTGGGGTTTGAAGAAGTTGGCTTACAACATCGAGAAGAAGACATCAGGCTTCTACAGCTTGGTTGAGTTCAAGGCAGAGCCAACTGTTATCGCTAAACTCGAGACAGCTTTCCGCCGCGACGAGAAAGTAATTCGTTACATGACTGTTAAACTTGACAAGTATGCCGTTGCTTACGCAGAGAAGCGTCGTGCAAAGCTTGGTAAAAAAGAGGAGGCTTAA
- the rplI gene encoding 50S ribosomal protein L9: MEIILKQDIIGLGYKNDIVNVKSGYGRNFLIPTGKAVIASPAAKKQLAEDLKQQAHKLEAIKAEAVKKGEALNGIVLTIAAKVSATGQLYGSVNAATVAEELAKKGIEVDRKIITMKDAKKVGEYEATVHYHKEVEVKVPVNVVAENAPVAAPAAEEAPVEAPATEEEAPAAE, encoded by the coding sequence ATGGAAATTATTTTGAAGCAAGATATTATCGGTCTTGGATACAAGAACGATATCGTAAATGTAAAGAGTGGTTATGGTCGTAACTTCCTTATCCCTACAGGTAAGGCTGTTATCGCTTCTCCAGCTGCTAAGAAGCAGTTGGCTGAGGACTTGAAGCAGCAGGCTCACAAGCTTGAGGCTATCAAGGCTGAGGCTGTTAAGAAGGGCGAGGCTCTCAATGGCATCGTTCTTACTATCGCTGCTAAGGTTAGTGCTACAGGTCAGCTCTACGGTTCTGTTAACGCTGCTACCGTTGCTGAGGAGCTCGCTAAGAAGGGCATCGAGGTTGATCGCAAGATCATCACTATGAAGGATGCTAAGAAGGTAGGCGAGTACGAGGCTACTGTACACTACCACAAGGAGGTTGAGGTTAAGGTTCCTGTTAACGTTGTTGCTGAGAACGCTCCTGTTGCAGCTCCTGCTGCTGAGGAGGCTCCAGTTGAGGCTCCTGCTACAGAGGAGGAGGCTCCAGCTGCTGAGTAA
- a CDS encoding sensor histidine kinase, whose amino-acid sequence MKKKTIWTIAIIMGFSFLALLFLQLSYIQEMVNMKKEQFDESVNRALYQASRNLELNETLRYLEKDVNEAERKANRKDSVGTRSGQPADGTVQHSHQYSVVGKDGTVYSSFELKTIATNPANKPKAMILRSDRNSLSETQKSLQEIVKNRYVYQKALLDEVVYSILYSASDKPLKERINFKQLDQDLKAEMMNNGINIPYHFTVTTQDGREVYRCPDFSDEGEEYSYSQVLFRNDPQSKMGVVKVHFPDMNSYIFSSVRFMIPSIIFTLVLLITFIFTIVVIFRQKRYTEIKNDFINNMTHELKTPIASISLAAQMLNDPSVSKSEQMQKHLGGVIDDESKRLRFLVEKVLQMSMFDRKKAVFKKKELDLNEIVENAAHSFSLRVEHTGGKIYVDIEAIDSTLFVDEVHFQNVIFNLMDNAVKYRKPDEPLFITMKTWNDEHHLYLSINDTGMGMKKENLKKIFDKFYRVHTGNVHDVKGFGLGLAYVKKVVDLHDGEIKVESELGKGTTFTIKLPVIHD is encoded by the coding sequence ATGAAGAAGAAAACGATTTGGACCATAGCCATTATCATGGGCTTTTCGTTCCTCGCGCTGCTATTCCTGCAGCTCAGTTACATCCAAGAGATGGTCAACATGAAGAAGGAACAGTTTGACGAGTCCGTCAACAGAGCCCTATATCAGGCTTCAAGAAACTTGGAGCTGAATGAGACCCTGCGCTATCTTGAAAAAGACGTTAATGAGGCGGAGCGCAAGGCCAACAGGAAAGATTCGGTGGGAACACGGAGCGGCCAGCCGGCAGATGGAACCGTACAGCATTCTCATCAGTATTCTGTGGTGGGCAAGGACGGCACGGTGTATTCATCCTTCGAGTTGAAGACCATCGCCACCAATCCTGCCAACAAGCCGAAGGCGATGATTCTCAGAAGCGACAGGAATTCGCTCAGCGAAACGCAGAAGTCGCTGCAGGAGATAGTGAAGAACCGCTATGTGTATCAGAAAGCTTTGCTCGACGAGGTGGTGTATTCCATCCTCTACTCGGCATCCGACAAGCCTCTGAAGGAGCGAATCAACTTCAAGCAGCTTGATCAGGACCTCAAGGCAGAGATGATGAACAACGGCATCAACATCCCTTATCACTTCACGGTGACAACGCAGGATGGACGAGAGGTGTACCGCTGCCCAGATTTTAGCGACGAGGGCGAGGAGTACAGCTATTCGCAGGTGCTCTTCAGAAACGACCCGCAGTCGAAGATGGGCGTCGTGAAGGTCCACTTCCCTGATATGAACAGCTACATTTTCTCCAGTGTGCGCTTCATGATTCCTAGCATCATCTTCACGCTGGTGCTGCTCATCACCTTCATCTTCACCATCGTGGTCATCTTCCGTCAGAAGAGGTACACGGAAATCAAGAACGATTTCATCAACAACATGACCCACGAGCTGAAGACGCCTATCGCCAGCATCAGTCTGGCAGCACAGATGCTCAACGACCCGTCTGTCTCCAAGAGCGAGCAGATGCAGAAACATCTGGGTGGCGTCATTGACGACGAGTCGAAGCGACTCCGATTCCTGGTAGAGAAGGTGCTGCAGATGAGTATGTTCGACCGCAAGAAGGCGGTGTTCAAGAAGAAGGAGCTCGATCTCAACGAAATCGTAGAAAACGCAGCCCATTCGTTCTCACTCCGTGTGGAGCATACGGGCGGCAAGATTTATGTGGATATCGAGGCGATAGATTCCACCCTCTTCGTTGACGAGGTGCATTTCCAGAATGTAATCTTCAATCTGATGGACAATGCCGTGAAGTATCGCAAGCCGGATGAGCCGCTGTTCATCACGATGAAGACCTGGAATGATGAACATCATCTCTATCTGTCCATCAACGATACGGGCATGGGAATGAAGAAGGAGAACCTGAAGAAGATATTCGACAAGTTCTATCGCGTTCATACCGGCAATGTGCATGACGTGAAGGGCTTCGGCCTCGGTCTTGCCTACGTTAAGAAGGTAGTGGATCTGCATGATGGCGAAATCAAGGTAGAAAGCGAGTTGGGCAAGGGCACCACCTTCACCATCAAGCTGCCTGTGATTCATGATTAA
- a CDS encoding response regulator transcription factor — translation MEETVKILLCEDDENLGMLLREYLLTKGFDTTLCPDGEAGFKEFSKNKFDIAVLDVMMPKKDGFTLAQEIRQQNVDMPIVFLTAKTLKEDILEGFKIGADDYITKPFSMEELVFRVEAILRRVRGKKSKESTMYHIGKFTFDTQKQLLTINGEQTKLTTKENELLALLCAHANEILQRDFALKTIWIDDNYFNARSMDVYITKLRKHLKEDPQIEIINIHGKGYKLIVPDAE, via the coding sequence ATGGAAGAGACAGTAAAGATCCTGCTTTGCGAGGATGATGAAAACTTGGGTATGTTGCTCCGTGAGTATTTGTTGACCAAGGGTTTTGATACAACATTGTGCCCTGACGGTGAGGCAGGCTTCAAGGAGTTTTCCAAGAATAAGTTTGATATTGCCGTGCTCGACGTGATGATGCCAAAGAAGGATGGTTTCACCCTGGCACAGGAAATCCGCCAGCAGAATGTAGATATGCCAATCGTATTCCTCACAGCCAAGACTCTGAAGGAAGATATCCTCGAGGGTTTCAAGATTGGTGCAGATGATTATATCACCAAGCCATTCTCTATGGAGGAGCTGGTGTTCCGTGTAGAGGCAATCCTTCGCCGTGTACGCGGCAAGAAGTCTAAGGAGTCAACCATGTATCACATCGGTAAGTTCACCTTCGATACACAGAAGCAGCTGCTTACCATCAATGGCGAGCAGACCAAGTTGACAACCAAGGAGAATGAGCTTCTCGCTCTTCTCTGCGCTCATGCCAACGAGATTCTTCAGCGTGATTTCGCCCTGAAGACCATCTGGATAGACGATAACTACTTCAATGCCCGCTCAATGGATGTATATATCACCAAGCTGCGCAAGCATCTGAAGGAAGACCCGCAGATAGAGATCATCAACATCCATGGCAAGGGCTATAAGCTCATCGTGCCAGATGCAGAATAA